In the Perca flavescens isolate YP-PL-M2 chromosome 20, PFLA_1.0, whole genome shotgun sequence genome, one interval contains:
- the LOC114547049 gene encoding vegetative cell wall protein gp1-like, which yields MPHFTPPSDTSLPFLAFNSKDDWYHRGAPSVSTATQPAAGSHQRTSANHSQAAARRANEMLREMRRLRTEMKTLLNVSTDGQKTLREPPDLDQITTSPNTLSPNKPTPSPLKDLSNIPSPNIISPISPRPSSPSSPISPRPSSPSSPISPRPSSPSSPIRPRPSSPSSPIRPRPSSPSSPIRPRPSSPSSPIRPRPSSPSSPVSPRPSSPSSPIRPRPSSPSSPIRPRPSSPSSPIRPRPSSPSSPIRPSSPSSPIRPSSPSSPGGGLWFRPCWRRQVWFCVRSRDRRRFLRRTWTL from the exons AGATGACTGGTATCACAGAGGGGCTCCCAGTGTTTCCACGGCAACCCAGCCAGCTGCAGGAAGTCACCAGCGGACCTCCGCCAATCACAGTCAGGCGGCGGCGAGGAGAGCCAATGAGATGCTGAGGGAGATGAGACGTTTGAGGACGGAGATGAAGACGCTGCTGAACGTGAGTACagatgg TCAGAAAACTCTCCGAGAACCACCAGACCTGGACCAGATCACCACCAGTCCCAACACACTGAGTCCCAACAAACCCACCCCCAGTCCCCTCAAAGACCTTTCCAACATTCCCAGTCCCAACATAATCAGCCCCATCAGTCCCAGACCCAGTTCTCCCAGCAGCCCCATCAGTCCCAGACCCAGTTCTCCCAGCAGCCCCATCAGTCCCAGACCAAGTTCTCCCAGCAGCCCAATCAGACCCAGACCCAGTTCTCCCAGCAGCCCCATCAGACCCAGACCCAGTTCTCCCAGCAGCCCCATCAGACCCAGACCCAGTTCTCCCAGCAGCCCCATCAGACCCAGACCCAGTTCTCCCAGCAGCCCCGTCAGTCCCAGACCCAGTTCTCCCAGCAGCCCCATCAGACCCAGACCCAGTTCTCCCAGCAGCCCCATCAGACCCAGACCCAGTTCTCCCAGCAGCCCCATCAGACCCAGACCCAGTTCTCCCAGCAGCCCCATCAGACCCAGTTCTCCCAGCAGCCCCATCAGACCCAGTTCTCCCAGCAGCCCCGGAGGAGGCCTGTGGTTCCGTCCATGTTGGAGGAGGCAGGTCTGGTTCTGCGTCAGGTCCAGAGACAGAAGAAGGTTCTTGAGGAGAACCTGGACTCTCTGA